One Williamsia phyllosphaerae DNA segment encodes these proteins:
- a CDS encoding ROK family protein: protein MTTHTIGIDIGGTSIRAAVVDARGEILDKVRAQTPPTAPALEKCLDRLVAELRSRWPVEAVGLAVAGFLTPDRSMIRFSPHLPWREVAVGAEMSARIGLPVSLEHDANAAAVAERRFGAAGGGHNTLVLAIGTGIGAGLLLEGRLYRGSHGVAPELGHLCVVPGGRVCSCGKFGCWERYCSGTALVDSVVELVADGAYRSSLLARETAEDPGSLTGRRVSAAAADGDPVGVAAVAEFARWLGQGLAMIGDIFDPDLIVLAGGVGASSGLFLDEAREHYGAMLTGSGHRRLARIRGTQLGEAAGMIGAADIARSDLRRVPAPTAGG from the coding sequence ACGATCGGCATAGACATCGGTGGCACGAGTATCCGCGCCGCCGTGGTCGACGCACGCGGCGAGATCCTCGACAAGGTGCGGGCGCAGACACCGCCCACCGCACCGGCCCTGGAGAAGTGTCTCGACCGCCTCGTCGCAGAACTCCGCTCTCGGTGGCCGGTCGAGGCGGTCGGCCTGGCGGTGGCGGGTTTCCTGACCCCGGACCGGTCGATGATCCGGTTCTCCCCACACCTGCCGTGGCGTGAGGTCGCAGTTGGCGCGGAGATGAGTGCACGGATCGGGCTGCCGGTCTCCCTCGAGCACGACGCGAACGCGGCCGCGGTCGCCGAACGCCGCTTCGGCGCCGCCGGCGGCGGCCACAACACCCTGGTGCTGGCCATCGGAACCGGCATCGGTGCCGGACTGCTGCTCGAGGGGCGCCTCTACCGCGGCAGCCACGGCGTCGCGCCCGAGCTCGGGCACCTGTGCGTCGTGCCTGGCGGTCGGGTGTGCTCGTGCGGCAAGTTCGGCTGCTGGGAACGGTATTGCAGCGGCACCGCACTCGTGGACAGCGTGGTGGAACTGGTCGCCGACGGCGCCTATCGGTCCAGCCTGTTGGCACGGGAGACCGCAGAGGACCCCGGTTCGTTGACCGGGCGGCGCGTGTCCGCGGCGGCGGCCGACGGAGACCCGGTCGGCGTGGCCGCGGTCGCCGAGTTCGCACGGTGGCTCGGTCAGGGGCTGGCCATGATCGGCGACATCTTCGATCCCGACCTCATCGTGCTGGCCGGCGGCGTCGGCGCGTCGAGTGGTCTGTTCCTCGACGAGGCACGCGAACACTACGGCGCGATGCTCACCGGATCCGGGCACCGACGGCTGGCGCGGATCCGCGGAACGCAGCTGGGCGAGGCGGCCGGGATGATCGGTGCGGCCGACATCGCCCGCAGTGATCTGCGCAGGGTGCCCGCGCCGACCGCCGGTGGGTAG
- a CDS encoding lysophospholipid acyltransferase family protein translates to MWYWLFKYVLLGPILNLAGRPRVEGVENLPENGPAILASNHLAVVDSFYLPMASPRRIYFLAKSEYFTGTGLKGRFQRWFFTAVGQIPIDRSGADAAENALISARRKLEDGQLMGMYPEGTRSPDGRLFKGKTGLARIAMETGVPVIPVAMINTDKLNPPGTTFPRPTRITVRIGKPLDFSRYEGMNGNRFIERAVTDEIMYELMRLSGQKYVDLYAASLKKAAEGTAEPVVEPGSTRAEPAA, encoded by the coding sequence ATGTGGTACTGGCTGTTCAAGTATGTTCTGTTGGGCCCGATCCTGAACCTGGCCGGCCGGCCCCGCGTCGAGGGCGTGGAGAACCTCCCCGAGAACGGTCCGGCCATCCTGGCCAGCAACCACCTCGCCGTCGTCGACAGCTTCTACCTGCCGATGGCGAGTCCGCGTCGTATCTACTTCCTCGCCAAGAGCGAGTACTTCACCGGAACCGGTCTCAAGGGACGGTTCCAGAGGTGGTTCTTCACCGCCGTGGGACAGATCCCGATCGACCGGTCCGGCGCGGATGCGGCCGAGAACGCACTGATCTCGGCTCGTCGCAAGCTCGAGGACGGCCAGTTGATGGGGATGTACCCGGAGGGCACACGTTCGCCCGACGGTCGGTTGTTCAAGGGCAAGACCGGCCTGGCCCGGATCGCGATGGAGACCGGGGTACCGGTCATCCCGGTGGCGATGATCAACACCGACAAGCTCAACCCGCCGGGGACCACGTTCCCGCGACCCACCCGGATCACCGTCCGGATCGGCAAGCCGCTGGACTTCTCGCGCTACGAGGGCATGAACGGCAACCGTTTCATCGAGCGCGCGGTGACCGACGAGATCATGTACGAGCTGATGCGACTGAGCGGGCAGAAGTACGTCGACCTCTACGCGGCCAGCCTCAAGAAGGCTGCAGAGGGGACCGCGGAGCCGGTCGTCGAACCCGGTTCGACCCGGGCCGAGCCCGCCGCCTGA
- a CDS encoding glycosyltransferase 87 family protein, whose product MTALTDRVERADAGLAAWRPSRRLIGLILVAFTLTAIGHTIGLPFTRTFPAFDRIDIDVYRMGAQVWRNGGSLYASGSMPFTTDGIWLPFTYPPFAALMFLPFSTVPLAVAGVAITLSTVVLTVVIARIVLFRLSIGTPENRLWIALVVATGALWLNPFWMTLGYGQVNVVLMALVAVDLLLVPRDSPWRGVLIGVAAAIKLTPMAFVLILLVRAEWRAALRAVGAFVGLAAVAAVWAPADSVRYWTHTVFHTDRIGDLSGGNNQSVNGFLVRLFGGSGHTEHVLWAMAVVALTALAVVAIRRCAPLGGDVLPVAVTAVWALLVSPTSWAHHWVWSLPAVLALAVVAVRSPDRTIRRCYGTLAVTGVLAFAAGPFQFLPRRPAVWDALDAVAGNAYCLWGLAVLVTITVVGRDTVRRRARPGSNRVRRPAPRSPLQPS is encoded by the coding sequence ATGACCGCCCTCACCGACCGCGTCGAGAGGGCCGACGCGGGGTTGGCCGCGTGGCGTCCCTCGCGACGGCTGATCGGCCTCATTCTCGTCGCGTTCACGCTGACGGCGATCGGTCACACGATCGGTCTCCCGTTCACCCGGACGTTCCCGGCGTTCGACCGGATCGACATCGACGTCTACCGCATGGGCGCGCAGGTGTGGCGCAACGGCGGTTCGCTCTACGCGTCGGGATCGATGCCGTTCACCACCGACGGCATCTGGCTGCCGTTCACCTATCCGCCGTTTGCGGCGCTGATGTTCCTCCCGTTCAGCACGGTCCCCCTCGCCGTCGCCGGCGTGGCCATCACGTTGTCGACGGTGGTGCTGACCGTCGTCATCGCGCGGATCGTCCTGTTCCGCCTGTCCATCGGCACCCCCGAGAACCGCCTCTGGATCGCGCTCGTCGTCGCCACCGGCGCGCTGTGGCTCAACCCGTTCTGGATGACCCTCGGGTACGGACAGGTCAACGTGGTCTTGATGGCGCTGGTCGCCGTCGACCTGCTGCTCGTGCCCCGCGACTCCCCGTGGCGCGGCGTGCTCATCGGTGTCGCCGCGGCGATCAAGCTGACCCCGATGGCGTTCGTCCTGATCCTGCTGGTCCGCGCGGAGTGGCGTGCGGCCCTGCGAGCGGTCGGCGCGTTCGTCGGATTGGCCGCGGTCGCAGCGGTGTGGGCCCCGGCCGATTCGGTCCGGTACTGGACGCACACCGTCTTCCACACCGACCGGATCGGCGACCTGTCCGGCGGTAACAACCAGAGCGTCAACGGCTTCCTGGTTCGGTTGTTCGGCGGCTCGGGACACACCGAGCACGTGCTGTGGGCCATGGCCGTCGTCGCGCTCACAGCGCTGGCGGTCGTCGCGATCCGACGCTGCGCACCGCTGGGCGGCGATGTGCTCCCGGTGGCCGTGACCGCCGTGTGGGCGCTGCTGGTCTCGCCCACCTCGTGGGCGCACCACTGGGTGTGGTCGCTCCCCGCCGTATTGGCGCTCGCGGTGGTGGCCGTGCGCTCACCGGACCGGACGATCCGCCGGTGCTACGGAACCCTCGCGGTGACCGGGGTGCTCGCGTTCGCGGCCGGGCCGTTCCAGTTCCTGCCCCGACGTCCCGCGGTCTGGGATGCGCTCGATGCGGTCGCGGGCAACGCCTACTGCCTCTGGGGTCTTGCGGTCCTCGTCACCATCACGGTGGTGGGCCGCGACACCGTCAGGCGGCGGGCTCGGCCCGGGTCGAACCGGGTTCGACGACCGGCTCCGCGGTCCCCTCTGCAGCCTTCTTGA
- a CDS encoding polyadenylate-specific 3'-exoribonuclease AS: protein MRYFYDSEFIEDGQTIELVSIGVVAEDGREFYAVSSEFDPARAGGWVRSHVLPQLPSPSSKAWRSRRQIRDDLLNFLTAGDGEIELWAWIGAYDHVVLCQLWGSMTALPRPIPRFTRELKQHWEALGRPELPAPPADAHDALVDARHNLVRWQSMTAAADAGAVRESDPDHRRH, encoded by the coding sequence GTGCGCTACTTCTACGATTCCGAGTTCATCGAGGACGGTCAGACCATCGAACTGGTGTCGATCGGTGTGGTCGCCGAGGACGGTCGGGAGTTCTACGCGGTGTCGTCGGAGTTCGACCCCGCACGTGCTGGGGGCTGGGTGAGATCTCATGTCCTGCCACAATTGCCGTCGCCGTCGTCGAAAGCCTGGCGGTCCAGGCGACAGATACGTGACGATCTGCTGAACTTTCTCACCGCCGGCGATGGCGAGATCGAGTTGTGGGCGTGGATCGGCGCGTACGACCACGTGGTGCTGTGTCAGCTGTGGGGATCGATGACGGCGCTGCCGCGCCCCATCCCGCGGTTCACCCGCGAACTCAAGCAGCACTGGGAGGCGCTCGGTCGTCCCGAGCTGCCCGCCCCGCCCGCCGACGCCCATGACGCGCTGGTCGACGCCCGACACAATCTGGTCCGCTGGCAGTCGATGACGGCCGCGGCGGACGCAGGTGCTGTACGCGAATCGGACCCGGATCACCGCAGGCACTAG
- a CDS encoding class II 3-deoxy-7-phosphoheptulonate synthase, producing the protein MVNWTVDVPIDELPELPPLPGDLAERFSDALSRPALQQPSWPEDKARAMRTVLESVPPICMPAEVEHLSEQLAQVARGEAFLLQGGDCAETFVANTEPHIKGNIRTLLQMAVVLTYGASMPVVKVARIAGQYAKPRSSNTDALGLQSYRGDMVNGFPPDEAVRAHDPSRLVRAYANASAAMNLVRALTGAGLADLHKVHDWNREFVRTSPAGARYEALAGEIDRALRFMDACGVNDSNLSSATIYASHEALVLDYERGLLRLADNPTDPDGEKVLYDLSAHFLWIGERTRQLDGAHIALAELINNPIGVKIGPTTTPEQAVEYVHKLDPHKVDGRLTLVARMGNGKVRDVLPPIVSAVEATGHKVIWQCDPMHGNTHEASTGFKTRHFDRIVDEVQGFFEVHRALGSHPGGVHIELTGEDVTECLGGAQDISDLDLPGRYETACDPRLNTQQSLELAFLVAEMLRG; encoded by the coding sequence GTGGTGAACTGGACCGTAGACGTACCGATTGACGAACTCCCCGAGTTGCCGCCGTTGCCCGGCGACCTGGCCGAACGCTTCTCCGACGCCCTGTCGCGGCCCGCGCTGCAGCAGCCGTCGTGGCCCGAGGACAAGGCGCGGGCGATGCGGACCGTGCTCGAGAGTGTCCCGCCGATCTGCATGCCCGCCGAGGTCGAACACCTCTCCGAGCAGCTCGCGCAGGTGGCCCGGGGTGAGGCGTTCCTGCTCCAGGGCGGTGATTGCGCCGAGACGTTCGTCGCGAACACCGAACCGCACATCAAGGGCAACATCCGCACGCTGCTGCAGATGGCGGTGGTGCTGACCTACGGCGCGAGCATGCCCGTCGTCAAGGTCGCGCGTATCGCGGGGCAGTACGCCAAGCCGCGGTCGTCGAACACCGACGCCCTCGGTCTGCAGTCCTACCGCGGCGACATGGTCAACGGCTTCCCGCCGGACGAGGCCGTCCGCGCACACGACCCGTCGCGACTGGTCCGTGCCTACGCCAACGCGAGCGCGGCGATGAACCTGGTGCGCGCGCTGACCGGCGCCGGGCTGGCCGACCTGCACAAGGTGCACGATTGGAACCGTGAGTTCGTGCGCACCTCACCGGCAGGAGCACGCTACGAGGCGCTCGCCGGTGAGATCGACCGCGCGCTGCGCTTCATGGACGCATGCGGTGTCAACGACTCGAACCTGTCGTCGGCCACCATCTACGCCTCACACGAGGCGCTGGTGCTGGACTACGAACGCGGCCTGCTGCGACTCGCCGACAACCCGACCGATCCCGACGGCGAGAAGGTGCTCTACGACCTCTCGGCCCACTTCCTGTGGATCGGTGAGCGGACCCGCCAGCTCGACGGCGCGCACATCGCCCTCGCGGAGCTGATCAACAACCCGATCGGGGTCAAGATCGGGCCGACGACCACGCCCGAACAGGCCGTGGAGTACGTGCACAAGCTGGACCCGCACAAGGTCGACGGTCGTCTCACGCTCGTCGCCCGGATGGGTAACGGCAAGGTTCGTGACGTCCTGCCGCCCATCGTGTCCGCGGTCGAGGCGACCGGGCACAAGGTGATCTGGCAGTGCGACCCGATGCACGGCAACACCCACGAGGCGTCCACCGGCTTCAAGACCCGGCACTTCGACCGCATCGTCGACGAGGTCCAGGGCTTCTTCGAGGTCCACCGCGCACTCGGTTCACATCCCGGTGGCGTGCACATCGAGCTCACCGGCGAGGACGTCACCGAATGTCTCGGTGGCGCGCAGGACATCTCGGACCTCGACCTCCCGGGTCGGTACGAGACGGCATGCGACCCCCGTCTGAACACCCAGCAGTCGCTGGAACTGGCGTTCCTGGTCGCGGAGATGCTCCGGGGCTGA
- a CDS encoding GNAT family N-acetyltransferase, with product MPKLVQQVVASDFFPTTAQPVIDGPGGSILRPWESDDAAAVAAAYDDPAIQQWHSRRIDTLEESRAVIERWRSEWPNGSGAQWALADGDAGTLLGRVALRRIDLQDGNAEVAYWMVPAARGRGLCASAVDAMSRWAFDHAGLHRLHLEHSVANHASCRTAEKAGFVAEGTHRLSVPHADGWHDMHFHGRVSTDR from the coding sequence GTGCCGAAACTCGTTCAGCAGGTCGTGGCGTCCGACTTCTTCCCGACGACAGCGCAACCCGTCATCGACGGGCCCGGCGGCTCGATTCTGCGACCGTGGGAGTCCGACGACGCCGCCGCGGTCGCGGCAGCCTATGACGACCCGGCGATCCAGCAGTGGCACAGTCGCCGGATCGACACCCTCGAGGAATCCCGCGCGGTGATCGAACGCTGGCGATCGGAGTGGCCAAACGGATCCGGCGCGCAATGGGCCCTCGCGGATGGAGACGCCGGGACGCTTCTCGGGCGCGTGGCCCTGCGGCGGATCGACCTCCAGGACGGAAACGCCGAGGTGGCCTACTGGATGGTGCCCGCCGCCCGCGGTCGCGGACTGTGTGCGTCCGCGGTCGACGCCATGTCGCGCTGGGCATTCGACCACGCCGGACTACACCGGCTCCATCTCGAGCACTCTGTCGCCAACCACGCGTCCTGCCGAACCGCCGAGAAGGCCGGATTCGTGGCCGAGGGAACCCATCGATTGTCGGTCCCACACGCCGACGGGTGGCATGACATGCATTTCCACGGCCGCGTGAGCACTGATCGGTAG
- a CDS encoding protein kinase domain-containing protein, which produces MNAVRDVLLGARLERRYRIDALIARGGMSSVYLGMDLRLDRPVAVKVMDPRYSADQEFLSRFEFEARSVARLKDPGLVPVYDQGVDGDYAFLVMELVEGGTLRELLRERGPMPPHAAAAVAIPVLGGLGAAHAHGLVHRDVKPENVLISENGEVKVVDFGLVRAIAAAGITSNSVILGTAAYLSPEQVESADADARSDIYSMGILIFEMLTGTTPFTGDTALGLAYARLQRDVPPPSRLIPGVPREFDELVLTATARRPEARYADGDDMLDALVDIVADLGLPPFTVPAPTRSAERETVIAYRNGRAPVAPPPAPLPPTPRNATRMMDADPDPVAPPRAATRFEPRGHDFREDDLADVEFPDDDFSDDARPRPALLAMSRDYDEIRSRSRRRAQVFTLLVFILGIALAAGGWWLGSSIA; this is translated from the coding sequence ATGAATGCCGTCCGCGATGTGTTGCTCGGTGCGCGCCTGGAGCGGCGCTACCGCATCGACGCGCTCATCGCCCGGGGCGGCATGTCGAGTGTGTACCTCGGGATGGACCTCCGGCTCGACCGTCCCGTCGCGGTCAAGGTGATGGATCCGCGCTACAGCGCCGATCAGGAATTCCTGTCCCGCTTCGAGTTCGAGGCGAGGTCGGTGGCGCGCCTGAAGGATCCCGGTCTCGTCCCCGTCTACGACCAGGGCGTCGACGGCGATTACGCCTTCCTCGTGATGGAGCTCGTCGAGGGTGGGACGCTGCGCGAGCTGCTGCGTGAGCGCGGCCCCATGCCGCCGCATGCGGCCGCCGCCGTGGCCATCCCGGTTCTCGGTGGGCTCGGTGCCGCCCACGCCCATGGGCTCGTCCACCGGGACGTGAAGCCGGAGAACGTGTTGATCTCGGAGAACGGTGAGGTCAAGGTCGTCGACTTCGGTCTGGTCCGCGCGATCGCGGCCGCGGGGATCACCTCCAACAGCGTCATCCTGGGGACGGCCGCGTACCTGTCGCCCGAGCAGGTCGAATCCGCCGACGCCGACGCCCGCAGCGACATCTACTCCATGGGCATCCTGATCTTCGAGATGCTGACCGGGACAACCCCATTCACCGGTGACACGGCCCTCGGCCTGGCCTACGCCCGACTCCAGCGCGACGTGCCACCGCCGAGCCGTCTCATCCCGGGTGTCCCCCGCGAGTTCGACGAGTTGGTCCTCACCGCGACCGCCCGACGTCCCGAGGCGCGCTACGCCGACGGTGACGACATGCTCGACGCACTCGTCGACATCGTCGCCGACCTCGGCCTGCCCCCGTTCACCGTTCCAGCGCCGACGCGATCAGCCGAACGCGAGACGGTCATCGCCTACCGCAACGGTCGCGCGCCGGTCGCACCTCCACCCGCTCCCCTGCCCCCGACCCCGCGCAACGCCACCCGCATGATGGACGCCGATCCCGACCCGGTGGCCCCACCCCGCGCCGCGACGCGTTTCGAACCCCGCGGCCACGATTTCCGTGAGGACGATCTCGCGGATGTCGAATTCCCGGATGACGACTTCTCGGACGACGCGCGGCCGCGTCCGGCGCTGCTGGCGATGTCGCGCGACTACGACGAGATCCGCAGCCGCTCCCGACGTCGAGCCCAGGTGTTCACCCTGCTCGTGTTCATCCTCGGGATCGCGCTGGCCGCCGGCGGCTGGTGGCTGGGCTCCTCCATCGCCTGA
- a CDS encoding Rv2175c family DNA-binding protein, with amino-acid sequence MVSLPMSDDFLPADEPVLDVSEVSKRLHLSAGRIRTMIAEHQLLAVNRSGVPMVPATFLDGSEVTKHLVGLIAVLIDGGFSRNAAMRWLFTEQDDIGECPAHALHGHSAREMIRRAQALAF; translated from the coding sequence GTGGTTTCCCTGCCGATGTCCGATGACTTCCTGCCCGCCGACGAACCCGTTCTCGATGTGTCGGAGGTGTCCAAGCGTCTCCACCTGTCCGCCGGGCGGATCCGCACGATGATCGCCGAGCACCAACTCCTCGCGGTCAACCGGTCGGGAGTGCCGATGGTGCCTGCGACCTTCCTCGACGGTTCCGAGGTCACCAAGCACCTCGTCGGGCTCATCGCGGTCTTGATCGACGGTGGCTTCAGCCGCAACGCCGCCATGCGGTGGCTCTTCACCGAACAGGACGACATCGGCGAGTGCCCGGCGCACGCACTGCACGGCCACTCCGCGCGCGAGATGATCCGTCGCGCGCAGGCACTGGCCTTCTGA
- a CDS encoding phytoene/squalene synthase family protein encodes MTPEVGSALERGYRAARESTALHGRTYYLGTRLLPPERRRAVHALYGFARMVDDVVDIPGDPDPVGTVDDMDRQLLDALEVAGGPRGSIPFEGIAGIDDQILAVADTIVGFDIPRDYFTAFMASMRMDLPGSPLFRSRYRTFDELDEYMYGSAAVIGLQMLPILGTTDPDEAIAPARALGEAFQLTNFIRDVGEDLDRDRIYLPTEELASFGVGEDMLREARRTGVSPPELVRALAHCIAVTRSRYRDAEPGVALIAPRSRPAIRAAFDLYRDILDEVEAADHQIMGRRVSVGGRRRARRAISAVIRRR; translated from the coding sequence ATGACGCCCGAGGTGGGCTCCGCCCTCGAGCGCGGGTACCGGGCGGCGCGTGAATCCACCGCCCTACACGGCCGCACCTACTACCTCGGGACGCGGCTGTTGCCACCGGAGCGTCGTCGCGCGGTGCACGCGCTCTACGGTTTCGCGCGCATGGTCGACGACGTGGTCGACATCCCGGGAGATCCCGATCCGGTCGGCACCGTCGACGACATGGACCGGCAGTTGCTCGACGCTCTCGAGGTGGCAGGCGGACCGCGCGGGTCGATCCCGTTCGAGGGGATCGCGGGCATCGACGACCAGATCCTCGCGGTCGCGGACACCATCGTCGGATTCGACATCCCACGCGACTACTTCACCGCGTTCATGGCGTCGATGCGGATGGACCTGCCCGGGAGTCCGTTGTTCCGCAGCCGGTATCGCACCTTTGACGAACTCGACGAGTACATGTACGGTTCGGCCGCGGTCATCGGTCTGCAGATGCTGCCCATCCTGGGGACCACCGATCCGGACGAGGCCATCGCACCGGCGCGCGCGCTCGGTGAAGCGTTCCAGCTGACCAACTTCATCCGCGATGTCGGCGAGGACCTCGACCGCGACCGCATCTATCTGCCCACCGAGGAACTCGCGTCGTTCGGGGTCGGCGAGGACATGCTTCGCGAGGCCCGTCGCACCGGGGTCAGCCCACCGGAACTCGTTCGCGCGCTGGCGCATTGCATCGCCGTCACCCGGTCCCGCTATCGCGATGCCGAGCCCGGTGTCGCACTGATAGCGCCGCGCAGCCGGCCCGCCATCCGCGCCGCGTTCGACCTCTACCGCGACATCCTCGACGAGGTCGAGGCCGCCGACCACCAGATCATGGGTCGTCGCGTGTCGGTCGGTGGCCGCCGCCGCGCGCGCCGTGCGATCTCCGCGGTCATCAGAAGGCGCTGA
- a CDS encoding alpha-(1->6)-mannopyranosyltransferase A produces MEVGVEREVPRTRGATVAAFLATPVGRAARLGFIGSLLVTLGSFGVGDIPRANTWLQDTSMAWVTYGHGKSLSALLFWAGVALMVVAWVRLGRVVLAERLATTDAGDASMSGVGELRWAAAAWAAPLMLAVPVYSRDVYAYLAQGALLRDGLNPYVDGPASQPGPLLDSMAQVWATTTAPYGPFFVAITRGVTEITGDHTIPGVLLMRLVMLPGWALAIWAVPRLAAHVGRDPRVAAWLVVFNPMLVIHLVAGPHVEMLMAGVLVAGVVLALRGHHVSGLLVLGVAVSIKVTAGIAIPFVLWIWLSHIRSRREVRAVDVARAFAVIVATTVAVFGVFTLLIGHGFGWLNGLGYADRIINWLTLPTAIAHIITYLVAPFTAIPLGPVLSVSRTVGSVVLAVALVCIWWRFRRDERSAVVGMAVAMFAVLLLEPSTLPWYYSWALVFTGAAAITRRWLAVIVGACVFMLIVFQPDDSILLYEPTDLVFAALLAGLAGWSLCRVDPLRLRRAMERVR; encoded by the coding sequence ATGGAGGTCGGTGTCGAGCGCGAGGTCCCGCGCACCCGTGGCGCGACCGTCGCGGCGTTCCTCGCGACCCCCGTCGGACGGGCGGCGCGCCTGGGCTTCATCGGGTCGCTTCTCGTCACCCTCGGCAGCTTCGGCGTCGGCGACATCCCCCGCGCGAATACCTGGCTGCAGGACACATCGATGGCCTGGGTCACCTACGGCCACGGTAAGTCGTTGTCGGCGTTGCTGTTCTGGGCCGGTGTCGCACTGATGGTCGTCGCGTGGGTCCGTCTCGGTCGCGTCGTGCTGGCCGAACGCCTCGCCACCACCGACGCCGGTGACGCGTCGATGTCGGGCGTCGGCGAACTGCGCTGGGCCGCAGCGGCGTGGGCGGCTCCCCTGATGCTCGCGGTCCCCGTGTACAGCCGCGACGTCTACGCCTATCTGGCGCAGGGCGCACTGCTGCGCGACGGCCTCAACCCCTACGTCGACGGGCCCGCGTCACAACCCGGCCCGTTGCTCGACAGCATGGCCCAGGTGTGGGCGACCACCACCGCGCCGTACGGACCGTTCTTCGTCGCCATCACCCGCGGCGTCACCGAGATCACCGGTGACCACACGATTCCCGGCGTCCTGCTCATGCGTCTGGTGATGCTGCCCGGATGGGCACTGGCGATCTGGGCGGTCCCCCGACTCGCGGCACACGTCGGTCGGGACCCGCGCGTGGCGGCGTGGCTGGTCGTGTTCAACCCGATGCTCGTCATCCATCTCGTCGCCGGTCCGCACGTCGAGATGCTGATGGCGGGTGTGTTGGTCGCCGGAGTGGTGTTGGCATTGCGGGGACACCACGTGAGCGGTTTGCTGGTGCTGGGCGTCGCCGTGTCGATCAAGGTCACCGCGGGCATCGCGATCCCGTTCGTGCTCTGGATCTGGTTGTCACACATCCGTTCTCGTCGCGAGGTCCGTGCCGTCGACGTCGCGCGCGCCTTCGCGGTGATCGTGGCGACGACCGTCGCGGTGTTCGGTGTGTTCACCCTGCTCATCGGCCACGGGTTCGGATGGCTCAACGGTCTCGGGTACGCCGACCGAATCATCAACTGGTTGACCCTGCCCACCGCGATCGCGCACATCATCACCTACCTCGTGGCACCCTTCACCGCCATCCCGCTGGGACCGGTGTTGTCGGTGAGCCGGACTGTCGGCTCGGTGGTGTTGGCCGTGGCGTTGGTGTGCATCTGGTGGCGTTTCCGACGCGACGAGCGCAGCGCGGTGGTCGGCATGGCCGTCGCCATGTTCGCGGTGTTGCTCCTCGAACCGTCCACGCTGCCCTGGTATTACAGCTGGGCACTGGTGTTCACCGGGGCGGCGGCGATCACCCGCAGGTGGCTCGCGGTCATCGTCGGCGCCTGCGTGTTCATGTTGATCGTCTTCCAGCCCGACGACTCGATCCTGCTCTACGAGCCCACCGATCTCGTGTTCGCCGCGCTCCTCGCCGGGCTGGCCGGCTGGTCGTTGTGCCGCGTGGACCCGCTGCGGCTGCGTCGGGCGATGGAGCGCGTCCGATGA